A DNA window from Haliovirga abyssi contains the following coding sequences:
- the hisF gene encoding imidazole glycerol phosphate synthase subunit HisF has translation MLAKRIIPCLDVKDGRVVKGINFLGLKDAGDPVEIAKIYNSEGADELVFLDITASSDRRKTVVEMVKKVAEAVFIPFTVGGGIKTVDDIRAIISAGADKIAINTAAVNTPDLISEGAKIFGSQCIVVAMDAKNNGEFWEIFLHGGRTPTGINVLEWAKTVEKLGAGEILLTSMDKDGTKDGYDLELTKMISESVNIPVIASGGVGNLEHIYEGFTLGKADAALAASIFHFKEYTIKEAKQYLKEKGIEVRL, from the coding sequence ATGTTAGCCAAAAGAATAATTCCGTGTCTTGATGTGAAAGATGGAAGAGTTGTAAAAGGTATAAATTTTTTAGGATTAAAAGATGCAGGGGATCCAGTTGAAATAGCAAAGATATATAATAGTGAAGGAGCAGACGAATTAGTATTTTTAGATATAACAGCTTCATCTGACAGGAGAAAAACAGTTGTAGAGATGGTAAAAAAAGTAGCAGAAGCAGTCTTTATTCCATTTACAGTTGGCGGAGGAATAAAAACAGTAGATGATATAAGAGCAATAATAAGTGCTGGAGCAGATAAAATAGCTATAAATACAGCTGCAGTAAATACTCCTGATTTGATATCAGAAGGAGCAAAAATTTTTGGAAGTCAATGTATAGTTGTAGCAATGGATGCTAAAAATAATGGAGAATTTTGGGAAATATTTTTACATGGTGGCAGAACACCAACAGGAATAAACGTATTAGAATGGGCAAAAACAGTAGAAAAATTAGGCGCAGGTGAGATACTACTTACATCTATGGATAAAGATGGGACTAAAGATGGATATGACTTAGAACTTACTAAAATGATATCTGAAAGTGTAAATATACCAGTAATAGCATCAGGTGGAGTGGGAAATTTAGAACATATATATGAAGGATTTACATTAGGAAAAGCTGATGCAGCACTTGCAGCATCAATATTTCATTTTAAAGAATATACAATAAAAGAAGCAAAACAATATTTAAAAGAAAAAGGGATAGAAGTTAGATTATAA
- a CDS encoding CPBP family glutamic-type intramembrane protease → MNIESLILKKNNKLLYLKSFFNKENFMILFFAFVIVGIEGLIRFFFKDNIYLKNSFIDVFVFGGYYLIYAFYSKKEKRLQISFSILVVLLMMLILENIFNGFIYNRELQYFNSYGNVNLLILLFYIIPIIIVNLEKLKNINLKILTMFSQQIFRGILAGGFFIINYIAYQNLIGFKIYITGNIKVIIGIVIMSVFYSVGEELFFRKLLLEDLIKNGINYRLAYFLTSILFTLKVFLVPELTTDMIYRLIPASLLLFGLSIAFSHIYIKYNKSIVINVLIRSSIFSVYLLTYF, encoded by the coding sequence ATGAATATAGAAAGTTTAATATTAAAAAAAAATAATAAATTACTTTATTTAAAAAGCTTTTTTAATAAAGAAAATTTTATGATATTATTTTTTGCTTTTGTTATAGTTGGAATTGAAGGATTAATTAGATTTTTTTTTAAAGATAATATATATTTAAAAAATAGTTTTATAGATGTTTTTGTTTTCGGTGGGTATTATTTAATATACGCTTTTTATTCCAAAAAAGAAAAAAGATTACAAATAAGCTTTAGTATATTAGTTGTTTTATTAATGATGTTAATATTAGAAAATATTTTTAATGGATTTATATATAATAGAGAGTTACAATATTTTAATTCTTATGGGAATGTAAATTTACTAATTTTATTATTCTATATTATTCCAATAATTATTGTTAATTTAGAAAAATTAAAAAATATAAATTTAAAAATCTTAACGATGTTTTCTCAACAAATATTTAGGGGAATATTGGCAGGTGGATTTTTTATTATAAATTATATAGCTTATCAAAATTTAATTGGATTTAAAATTTATATAACTGGAAATATAAAGGTTATTATTGGCATTGTAATTATGTCTGTTTTTTATTCTGTAGGCGAAGAACTTTTTTTTAGAAAATTATTATTAGAAGATTTAATAAAAAATGGAATTAATTATAGATTAGCATATTTTTTAACATCTATTTTATTTACACTTAAAGTATTTCTTGTTCCAGAGCTAACGACAGATATGATATATAGATTAATTCCAGCTTCTTTACTACTATTTGGATTGAGTATTGCATTTTCACATATTTATATAAAATATAATAAAAGTATAGTTATAAATGTTTTAATAAGAAGTTCAATATTTTCAGTATATTTATTAACATATTTTTAA
- a CDS encoding glycosyltransferase family 4 protein, whose protein sequence is MKVLLYSEGKSLFNKSGVGRALTHQKEALTQAGVEFTTDENEKYDVVHINTIGPGSDKILKKSKKSGIPVIYHTHTTFEDFRNSFVLSNMISPFIKKRLIKLYSQADSLISPSEYTKNLIKSYGIDKNIDVVSNGVDTNKFIKNRELADKFKEEYPLNKPLIICVGLPFRRKGIFDFCEVAKKLPDYQFIWFGAKMASLLPRDVQKLMKNPPENVKFPGYVSNEIILGAYSEAKAFFFPTYEENEGIVVLEALSMKTPVIVRDIPVYEKWLNNNKNAFKGKNIDEFIKIISEIDEDKIKNIVENGRKTAEERDLKIIGEKLKSIYKKVLKNV, encoded by the coding sequence GTGAAAGTATTATTATATTCAGAAGGTAAAAGTTTATTTAATAAATCAGGCGTTGGAAGAGCGTTAACTCATCAAAAAGAAGCATTAACACAAGCAGGTGTTGAATTTACAACAGATGAAAATGAAAAATATGATGTAGTTCATATAAATACAATAGGTCCAGGCTCAGATAAAATATTAAAGAAGTCTAAAAAAAGTGGAATTCCTGTGATATATCATACCCATACAACATTTGAAGATTTTAGAAATAGCTTTGTATTAAGTAATATGATATCACCTTTTATAAAAAAAAGATTAATAAAATTATATTCACAAGCAGATTCTTTAATATCTCCAAGTGAATATACAAAAAATTTAATAAAAAGTTATGGTATAGATAAAAATATAGATGTAGTATCAAATGGAGTGGATACAAACAAATTTATAAAAAATAGAGAATTAGCAGATAAGTTTAAAGAAGAATATCCATTAAATAAACCGCTTATTATATGTGTAGGGTTGCCATTTAGAAGAAAAGGGATATTTGATTTTTGTGAAGTGGCAAAAAAATTACCAGATTATCAATTTATATGGTTTGGAGCTAAAATGGCATCACTTTTACCAAGAGATGTACAGAAATTAATGAAAAATCCACCTGAAAATGTGAAGTTTCCAGGATATGTTTCAAATGAAATAATTTTAGGTGCTTATTCAGAAGCAAAAGCTTTCTTTTTTCCTACATATGAAGAAAATGAAGGAATCGTAGTATTAGAAGCATTATCAATGAAAACACCTGTAATTGTAAGAGATATTCCTGTATATGAAAAATGGTTAAATAATAATAAAAATGCTTTTAAAGGTAAAAATATAGATGAATTTATAAAAATAATAAGTGAGATAGATGAAGATAAGATAAAAAATATAGTTGAAAATGGAAGAAAAACAGCAGAAGAAAGAGATTTAAAAATAATAGGAGAAAAATTAAAAAGTATTTATAAAAAAGTATTAAAGAATGTTTAA
- a CDS encoding efflux RND transporter permease subunit, which yields MGINISKINKGFKKFGEKLIKKRFIFLGIITLLTMIAFFGLGKMSMDVSPDSWFDKKDPFLQQKEKFEERFGNNEYVAFLIESKDVFNYETLKVIRNLGDVLVEKVPYVSSQNPVISLTEFEYIQGSNDKMEIIDIVPSVIPKKSEKLEMIRKKVLSKKNLVNKIVSDDSKQTWLILKLKPFPDDFDIRNPPSAMVAKEIKNILKMPEFNKKGIKIRATGAPILELEETEFLGKEMGQRIILALIASIILLMITLRSFRGVIIPSATMILSILIPFGFMGLLGIKIQMMSVTLPLYLGIGVSVGYSIHIFNTFKRGLAITRDRKKAAIYAIEHTGWPLLFTALTTIVAFLSMIFTNVMTIRWIGYTCGAVISTVYIYTLILLPIFLSFGKVKKNKNIKEFSKLDIFFMNVGEWGQKNITKILFVMTIFLGIIGFGITKLNVDVDMMKTMGLKVPYVKEAYETGNSKIGTIYSYDITLPFKDFDSLKNPKNMKNMEKIIKYINKQPLTKRTTSFIDILKELNQVVNDGNKEYYKIPDSKETISQLMFLYDTSGGDEARSWINYAEEVDDLGFDIFEKGVKTLEKSDDKSSYFRIQVEMSDFKSKEFMNEYDLITKKVREYFPDMKPEFTGGATQFAKMSQYLVKGQLISLFVAIGVIAVLLMIVFGSIKVGLIGMIPNVLPLVVIGGVMGYFDFPLDFMTVTIMPMIIGISVDDTIHFINQMKFNYEKTGEYDIAIKNTFLDIGKAITLTTVILIFTYGMFISSPVKMYVNLGITVICGLSFALFTDYFLTPFMIKKFKAFDK from the coding sequence ATGGGAATAAATATATCAAAGATAAATAAAGGGTTTAAAAAGTTTGGAGAAAAACTAATAAAAAAAAGATTCATTTTTCTGGGAATAATAACTTTACTCACGATGATAGCTTTTTTCGGTCTAGGCAAAATGTCAATGGATGTTTCTCCAGACAGCTGGTTTGATAAAAAAGACCCTTTTTTACAGCAAAAGGAAAAGTTTGAAGAAAGGTTTGGAAATAATGAATATGTTGCTTTTTTAATTGAATCAAAAGATGTATTTAATTATGAAACGTTAAAAGTAATACGAAATTTAGGGGATGTTCTAGTAGAAAAAGTACCTTATGTTTCTTCGCAGAATCCGGTTATATCACTTACAGAATTTGAGTATATTCAAGGCTCAAATGACAAGATGGAAATAATTGATATCGTGCCAAGCGTTATTCCTAAAAAGAGTGAGAAATTGGAAATGATTAGGAAAAAAGTACTTAGCAAGAAAAATCTTGTTAATAAAATTGTATCTGATGATTCAAAACAAACATGGTTAATACTAAAATTAAAACCATTTCCAGATGATTTTGATATAAGGAATCCACCATCAGCGATGGTAGCTAAAGAAATAAAAAATATTCTAAAAATGCCAGAGTTTAATAAAAAAGGAATAAAAATCAGAGCAACAGGAGCGCCTATTCTCGAACTTGAAGAGACAGAGTTTTTAGGAAAGGAGATGGGTCAGAGAATAATACTTGCACTTATAGCCTCAATAATTCTTCTGATGATAACCTTAAGGTCATTTCGTGGAGTTATAATCCCGTCAGCTACAATGATACTAAGTATTTTAATTCCGTTTGGATTTATGGGACTTCTTGGAATAAAAATACAGATGATGTCTGTTACACTACCGCTGTATTTAGGAATAGGTGTTTCCGTTGGGTACTCTATTCATATATTTAATACATTTAAAAGAGGATTGGCAATAACAAGAGATAGAAAAAAAGCTGCAATTTATGCAATAGAACATACAGGCTGGCCATTATTATTTACAGCGCTAACAACAATAGTTGCATTTCTTTCAATGATTTTTACAAATGTAATGACAATCAGATGGATCGGCTATACATGCGGAGCTGTAATTTCAACAGTATATATTTATACACTTATATTATTGCCGATATTTTTAAGTTTTGGAAAAGTGAAGAAAAATAAAAATATCAAGGAATTTAGTAAATTAGATATTTTTTTTATGAATGTTGGTGAATGGGGACAAAAAAATATTACAAAAATACTTTTTGTTATGACAATTTTTCTTGGAATAATTGGATTTGGTATTACAAAGCTAAATGTAGATGTTGATATGATGAAAACAATGGGGCTAAAAGTTCCGTATGTAAAAGAGGCATATGAAACAGGAAACTCAAAGATTGGGACAATATATTCATATGATATAACTTTACCATTTAAAGATTTTGACAGTTTAAAAAATCCTAAAAATATGAAAAATATGGAAAAAATTATTAAGTATATAAACAAGCAGCCTTTGACAAAACGAACTACATCTTTTATTGACATTTTAAAGGAGTTAAACCAGGTAGTAAATGATGGTAACAAAGAATATTACAAAATACCAGATAGTAAAGAAACAATTTCTCAGCTAATGTTTCTGTATGATACTTCAGGTGGAGATGAAGCAAGAAGTTGGATAAATTACGCTGAAGAAGTAGATGATTTAGGTTTCGATATTTTTGAAAAAGGAGTGAAAACTCTTGAAAAAAGTGATGATAAATCTTCATATTTTAGAATTCAAGTTGAAATGTCAGATTTTAAGTCAAAAGAATTTATGAATGAGTATGACTTAATAACAAAAAAAGTAAGAGAATATTTTCCAGATATGAAACCGGAATTTACAGGAGGAGCTACTCAGTTTGCAAAAATGTCACAATACCTAGTGAAAGGACAATTAATATCATTATTTGTTGCAATTGGAGTTATAGCTGTACTGTTAATGATAGTTTTTGGCAGCATAAAAGTTGGATTAATCGGGATGATTCCAAATGTATTGCCACTGGTTGTTATCGGTGGAGTTATGGGTTACTTTGATTTTCCTCTTGATTTTATGACTGTTACGATTATGCCTATGATTATTGGTATTTCAGTTGATGATACGATTCATTTTATTAATCAGATGAAATTTAACTATGAAAAAACAGGGGAGTATGATATAGCGATAAAAAATACATTTCTTGATATAGGAAAAGCAATTACTCTTACAACAGTGATTTTGATATTTACATATGGTATGTTTATTTCTTCACCTGTGAAAATGTATGTCAATTTGGGAATTACTGTGATATGTGGTCTAAGTTTTGCTTTGTTTACAGATTATTTTTTAACACCTTTTATGATAAAAAAATTCAAAGCTTTTGATAAATAA
- a CDS encoding outer membrane lipoprotein-sorting protein, translating to MRKVLFYLTLLGILGTTVFGMSAYEVMEKAKGKEAAEFQYSRQKMILVDKKNRKRVREFIGYSKKIDGENKSESCFKFIAPAEVKGTSMLMWDYDVNNKEDITWLSLPGIKKGAPRQISSSRNDKNASFMGSDFTLDDLGELELQKDNFNFVNSKESIIDGKECYIIESIPKQLNKYEIYSKRIFWIRKDNMVIAKVEYYDRDNKLFKVLTTKNLRSKEGGSSINKSGKYWYIKDMAMKNVQTGHSTYIFLLEINYPKQMDKKLFLPSTFYRK from the coding sequence ATGAGGAAAGTATTATTTTATTTAACTTTGTTGGGAATATTAGGAACTACTGTTTTTGGAATGTCAGCTTATGAAGTTATGGAAAAAGCCAAAGGAAAAGAAGCAGCAGAATTCCAATATTCGAGGCAAAAAATGATTTTAGTTGATAAGAAAAATAGAAAAAGAGTGAGAGAATTTATTGGCTATTCTAAAAAAATAGATGGGGAAAATAAAAGTGAAAGCTGTTTTAAATTCATAGCTCCTGCTGAAGTAAAAGGAACTTCTATGTTAATGTGGGATTATGATGTTAATAATAAGGAGGATATTACATGGTTATCTTTGCCGGGAATAAAAAAAGGGGCTCCAAGACAGATATCCTCTTCAAGAAATGACAAGAATGCTAGCTTTATGGGTTCAGATTTTACACTGGATGACCTGGGGGAATTAGAGTTACAGAAGGATAATTTTAATTTTGTTAATTCCAAAGAGAGTATTATAGATGGTAAGGAATGTTACATAATAGAATCTATTCCAAAACAATTGAATAAATATGAAATTTATAGTAAAAGAATTTTTTGGATTAGAAAAGATAATATGGTAATAGCAAAAGTAGAATATTATGATAGGGATAATAAACTATTTAAAGTGTTGACTACAAAGAACTTGAGATCAAAAGAAGGTGGAAGCAGTATAAATAAAAGTGGAAAATACTGGTATATAAAGGATATGGCCATGAAAAATGTCCAGACAGGACATTCTACTTATATATTTCTTTTAGAGATAAATTATCCTAAACAAATGGATAAAAAGCTCTTTTTACCTTCAACTTTTTATAGAAAATAA
- a CDS encoding ABC transporter permease — MFGFGFSGIALYFASKAQNNGAYYMVIFMLQMPLLFFSNVLYATEKLPLIFGIIVKINPMTYLVAGLRTMFTQQGSFVFTRDLTIQILILFIFAIFGMSIATKAYKEIISRD; from the coding sequence TTGTTTGGATTTGGTTTTTCTGGAATTGCCCTTTATTTTGCATCAAAAGCCCAAAATAATGGTGCATACTATATGGTGATATTTATGCTACAGATGCCACTTCTATTTTTTAGTAATGTTTTGTATGCTACAGAAAAACTACCATTAATATTTGGAATAATTGTCAAAATAAATCCAATGACCTATCTAGTGGCAGGGCTTCGGACAATGTTTACTCAGCAAGGATCATTTGTTTTTACTAGAGATTTGACAATTCAAATACTAATTTTATTTATTTTTGCAATATTTGGGATGTCAATAGCTACAAAAGCCTATAAAGAAATTATAAGTCGAGATTAA
- a CDS encoding EFR1 family ferrodoxin (N-terminal region resembles flavodoxins. C-terminal ferrodoxin region binds two 4Fe-4S clusters.), giving the protein MKGLGIYFSGTGNTKFLMEKFKEKFDAKGVSVDLQAIDSSENFEDKYDFYIFSAPIYAEFFPKIYVDWVEKNVNISKGKKAILTSTLGSKGTPPALKIMAKILEKKGFEIIIQQEITMPNNWTGEVPSEEKIKESKEITEIKVEKIIEKFFNNEKMIKNPWKLRYWLTLPLVNLMENYLKKWATKNMSVDSNVCIGCKKCEENCPVDNLKVDGNSVNIGKNCVACMRCVNSCPVNAFRIKGKEKEQYKF; this is encoded by the coding sequence ATGAAAGGTTTAGGAATTTATTTTTCGGGAACAGGAAATACAAAGTTTCTTATGGAAAAATTCAAAGAAAAGTTTGATGCGAAAGGAGTAAGTGTAGATTTACAGGCAATTGATAGTAGTGAAAATTTTGAAGATAAGTATGATTTTTATATTTTCAGTGCACCAATTTATGCAGAATTTTTTCCAAAAATTTATGTTGACTGGGTTGAAAAAAATGTAAATATTTCAAAGGGAAAAAAGGCGATATTGACCTCAACTCTAGGATCAAAAGGTACTCCGCCAGCATTAAAAATAATGGCAAAAATACTTGAGAAAAAAGGTTTTGAGATAATAATTCAGCAAGAGATAACTATGCCAAATAATTGGACAGGAGAAGTTCCTTCAGAAGAGAAAATCAAAGAATCAAAAGAAATAACAGAAATTAAAGTTGAAAAGATAATAGAAAAATTTTTTAATAATGAAAAGATGATAAAAAATCCATGGAAATTAAGATATTGGTTAACTTTACCATTAGTTAATTTGATGGAAAATTATTTAAAAAAATGGGCAACTAAAAATATGTCAGTTGATTCTAATGTTTGTATAGGCTGCAAAAAGTGTGAAGAAAATTGTCCTGTAGACAATTTGAAAGTGGATGGCAACAGTGTAAATATTGGTAAAAATTGCGTTGCGTGTATGAGATGTGTTAATAGTTGTCCTGTAAATGCATTTAGAATAAAAGGAAAGGAAAAAGAGCAGTACAAATTTTAA